A region from the Corylus avellana chromosome ca7, CavTom2PMs-1.0 genome encodes:
- the LOC132187664 gene encoding mitochondrial import inner membrane translocase subunit TIM23-1-like: MAHTMSDRDQGSDRSTQARLYDPYQGLQVPIPARNVYQLPTTPQYLFDEEARRQRRGWSDNITFFTGCGYLSGALCGGASGLVSGVRSFEPGDTSKLRLNRVLNASGHAGRAWGNRIGIIGLIYAGMESGIVALRDTDDVWNSVAAGLGTGAVYRAARGVRSAAVAGAVGGVLVGLAVTGKQVMKRYVPI; the protein is encoded by the coding sequence atggcTCACACCATGTCGGATCGCGATCAAGGGTCCGACCGGTCAACGCAGGCCCGTCTCTACGACCCGTACCAGGGACTCCAGGTCCCGATCCCGGCTCGGAACGTCTACCAGCTGCCGACGACTCCGCAGTACCTCTTTGACGAGGAGGCGCGCCGGCAACGCCGCGGCTGGAGCGACAACATCACCTTCTTTACCGGCTGTGGATACCTCTCCGGGGCGCTCTGCGGCGGCGCCTCGGGACTCGTTTCCGGCGTCAGGTCCTTCGAGCCCGGCGACACCTCTAAGCTCCGGCTCAACCGGGTGCTCAACGCGTCGGGGCACGCCGGACGGGCCTGGGGTAACCGGATCGGCATCATCGGACTCATCTACGCCGGCATGGAGAGCGGTATCGTGGCCCTCAGGGACACCGACGATGTCTGGAACAGCGTGGCCGCAGGGCTCGGCACCGGCGCGGTGTATCGGGCGGCGCGTGGGGTGAGGTCGGCGGCCGTGGCCGGCGCCGTCGGGGGCGTTCTAGTCGGTCTGGCCGTCACCGGGAAGCAGGTTATGAAGCGATATGTGCCGATATGA
- the LOC132187568 gene encoding dihydrolipoyllysine-residue acetyltransferase component 2 of pyruvate dehydrogenase complex, mitochondrial: MAYASHIINHSKKLRNAPNFLWHEHTIFIRWFSNHAQPSIGKRDDTWKIRRHCHVPSERETVSRSATSGTMSMFGIQKRNISMTTMKVRDPSVGLAHNQGFSCSQVYTRRGFSSDSGLPPHQEIGMPSLSPTMSEGNIARWVKKEGDKVSTGEVLCEVETDKATVELECMEEGYLAKIVHGDGSKEIKVGEVIAITVEDEEDIAKFKGYEPSTSGAGAVKESPAPPKKEVVEQPVSSPEPKTSKPTAAPPAEDRIFSSPLARKLAEEQDVPLSSIKGTGLDGRIVKADIEDYLASRGKEVSATASKAKAATPAALDYADIPHSQIRKITASRLLFSKQTIPHYYLTVDTCVDKLMDLRSQLNSLQEASGGKRISVNDLVIKAAALALRKVPQCNSSWTDEYIRQYHNVNINVAVQTDNGLFVPVIRDADKKGLSRIGEEVKQLAQKAKENSLKPEDYEGGTFTVSNLGGPFGIKQFCAIINPPQSGILAVGSAEKRVVPSSGPEQFEFASLMSVTLSCDHRVIDGAIGAEWLKAFKGYIENPESMLL, from the exons ATGGCTTACGCATCTCATATTATCAATCACTCCAAAAAG ttaagAAATGCTCCTAACTTTCTGTGGCATGAGCACACCATTTTCATTCGTTGGTTTTCAAATCATGCTCAGCCCTCCATTGGTAAAAGAGATG ATACTTGGAAGATCCGTCGTCATTGTCATGTGCCTTCAGAAAGAGAGACAGTTTCCAGGTCTGCCACCAGTGGCACG ATGTCAATGTTCGGTATACAGAAGAGAAATATCTCAATGACGACAATGAAAGTGAGAGATCCAAGTGTGGGATTGGCACACAATCAAGGGTTTTCATG TTCACAGGTATACACGAGGAGAGGTTTTTCATCTGATTCAG GCCTTCCTCCACATCAAGAGATTGGGATGCCTTCTCTGTCACCTACAATGTCAGAG GGTAATATTGCAAGGTGGGTGAAGAAAGAGGGTGATAAAGTTTCTACTGGTGAAGTGCTCTGTGAAGTTGAAACA GATAAAGCAACAGTTGAGCTGGAATGCATGGAGGAAGGGTATCTTGCCAAGATCGTACATGGAGATGggtcaaaagaaattaaagttgGTGAG GTGATTGCTATAACTGTTGAAGATGAGGAGGATATTGCAAAATTTAAAGGTTATGAACCTTCAACATCAGGTGCTGGCGCTGTTAAAGAGTCACCTGCTCCACCAAAAAAAGAGGTAGTTGAACAACCTGTGAGTTCACCGGAGCCAAAGACATCCAAGCCTACTGCAGCACCTCCTGCTGAAGATCGCATTTTCTCTAGCCCTCTTGCCAGAAAATTGGCTGAAGAACAAGAT GTGCCTCTCTCAAGTATTAAAGGAACTGGTCTTGATGGACGCATTGTAAAGGCGGATATTGAAGATTACTTGG CCTCTCGTGGGAAGGAAGTTTCGGCAACGGCCTCTAAGGCTAAGGCTGCTACTCCTGCAGCATTAGATTACGCTGACATCCCTCATTCTCAGATAAGGAAG ATCACAGCTTCGCGCTTATTATTCTCTAAGCAAACTATTCCCCATTATTATCTGACAGTAGATACATGTGTTGACAAACTCATGGA TTTGCGGAGCCAGCTCAATTCATTACAAGAAGCATCTGGTGGAAAGCGGATATCTGTTAATGATCTTGTTATTAAG GCTGCTGCTTTGGCTCTTCGTAAAGTTCCTCAGTGCAATAGCTCATGGACAGATGAGTACATCCGGCA GTATCACAATGTGAACATTAATGTTGCCGTGCAGACGGATAATGGACTCTTCGTCCCTGTCATCAGG GATGCAGACAAGAAAGGTCTATCCAGGATAGGTGAAGAGGTCAAGCAATTAGCCCAGAAAGCCAAAGAGAACAGTTTAAAACCAGAAGATTATGAG GGAGGTACATTTACAGTGTCAAATTTGGGAGGGCCTTTTGGAATCAAGCAATTTTGCGCCATCATTAATCCTCCTCAATCAGGCATTCTTGCAGTTGGGTCTG CTGAGAAAAGGGTTGTACCAAGTTCAGGCCCCGAACAATTCGAGTTTGCTTCTCTCATGTCTGTAACATTGAGCTGTGATCATCGTGTTATTGATG GTGCCATTGGTGCCGAATGGCTGAAAGCATTCAAAGGCTACATCGAGAATCCCGAGTCAATGTTGCTCTAG